A single window of uncultured Methanospirillum sp. DNA harbors:
- a CDS encoding tetratricopeptide repeat protein, producing the protein MNPQPDDPPTIRESTIPDTRRGDAGARNIVEYTEPKPISGEFQGYRLIRQFPAAGGEADIWLIHNDTGYGVLKHYRLGIEPKRDVLEKVAGISRQNPRHLIRIFSHGFDQVTKRWYEIQEYAGNGSLKDLIRDHSIGMVQFRTIIEEIVEGLESLHSSGILHLDLKPSNILIRSLRPLNLILIDFGISTLLQEEFSRQITTTKGTPMYWAPEQLGNVVGKEADYWALGVMALEIIMHRHPFEGMNHNVILATLSTRGIQIPADIPHKTAILLKGLLTRNPRRRWGYKEVSAWIAGRQNIPVFYEVELSAGRDKDLYEFRGEQYASLQDLWYALISDPESWEDAKRHIGRGYLNRWLEKTEQYGQAVEIEKYAEQYPDEDERLLYLAAHFNPSVPFTFLGKLLDVSSIAGYLDRYISHQNDEREKRIISMLFSGELNRIYRTFSEIAESPDEVSQISRMFAWISSNPRGTDEKRQLYEFLSVLKEREELGIPEEWDTKAVLRIAEIRDLFIRHGYDADSMRVQEELKTACRHALQSESIEPDLLVALAAAAEDAGLSEFVSPCLKKAASADIRVISLLFSRKKGMPRFKLYKRMRMDYEKNLYSLSSDPWRESSGFWQSQFSALENEETLPLVVSVAERLIEIHEPPALGYAMRGIALSKMGRVKEAEFFLTHPTVQWSQDPEVWQILGEFHTAAGRIEDARQAFQKGLAIEKDHPGLLHGLMKLTGSQKNHTQVLDICDEALTSNPDNPEILIKKADALFAIGRISEATEAYRRYLTLSPEDSTVRICIARCQIKLKQNSEAEESLKPLLEQGTTDPKAFRLKAYLLLIVGKIREAIKYLDKALELEPGDQWTIRIKADAHIAAKEFGPALRCIREILEKDPDNLLVWEKQGKILLSLGFFTLAGESLKRAAAGGRRSADLCIQYGDALRLAEDLRYGSPKDAGEITGNPLKWRTSPLYLDLWEPVDISAGQVERLMKASEWYDRALSLGADDSSIKNRKGIISALLGDYDGARAAFREAADAQKMQPAYRTNLAAVYVLTGEKEKGSGIFLQGMSRFSKISYFLDQCAGMYFSHIDDPETALDLSSQAVKANTGRDPLILYHHYLALSRMNQLEKARETLQMIKRIDPWYQVPGSDPS; encoded by the coding sequence ATGAATCCGCAACCTGACGATCCCCCCACCATCAGAGAGAGTACTATCCCTGACACACGGAGAGGAGACGCCGGAGCCCGGAATATCGTTGAGTATACCGAGCCAAAGCCGATTAGTGGTGAATTCCAGGGATACCGCCTGATCAGACAGTTTCCTGCTGCAGGCGGGGAGGCTGACATCTGGCTCATTCACAATGATACAGGATACGGGGTTCTTAAACACTACCGGCTCGGGATAGAGCCGAAACGTGATGTTCTCGAAAAAGTTGCCGGGATCTCTCGGCAGAATCCCCGGCACCTGATAAGAATTTTTTCACACGGGTTTGACCAGGTTACCAAACGGTGGTACGAGATCCAGGAGTATGCGGGAAACGGATCGCTCAAGGACCTTATCAGGGATCACAGCATCGGGATGGTCCAGTTCAGGACCATCATCGAAGAGATCGTTGAAGGGCTTGAATCCCTTCACAGTTCAGGGATCCTCCATCTCGACCTGAAACCTTCAAACATCCTGATCAGAAGCCTGCGACCGCTGAACCTGATCCTCATTGACTTTGGGATCTCTACTCTTCTGCAGGAGGAGTTCTCACGGCAGATCACGACCACGAAAGGGACCCCGATGTACTGGGCACCAGAACAGCTCGGCAACGTGGTCGGAAAAGAGGCTGACTACTGGGCTCTCGGGGTTATGGCACTTGAGATAATCATGCACAGACATCCCTTCGAAGGGATGAACCATAATGTCATTCTTGCCACCCTCTCGACGAGAGGAATCCAGATTCCGGCAGATATCCCGCATAAGACCGCGATACTATTGAAAGGGCTTCTGACCAGGAACCCACGCAGGCGATGGGGATACAAAGAGGTCTCTGCATGGATTGCCGGCAGGCAGAACATCCCGGTTTTTTACGAGGTTGAGCTCTCCGCAGGCAGGGATAAAGATCTGTATGAGTTCAGAGGTGAGCAGTATGCAAGCCTGCAGGATCTCTGGTACGCCCTGATCAGCGATCCTGAGTCATGGGAAGATGCCAAGCGTCACATCGGACGTGGATACCTGAATCGCTGGCTTGAGAAGACAGAACAGTATGGCCAGGCAGTTGAGATCGAGAAGTATGCCGAGCAGTACCCTGACGAGGATGAACGGCTCCTCTACCTCGCTGCTCATTTTAACCCGTCTGTCCCGTTCACATTTCTTGGAAAACTCCTGGACGTCTCAAGCATTGCAGGATATCTGGACCGGTACATCAGCCACCAGAACGATGAACGCGAGAAGAGGATCATCTCGATGCTCTTTTCAGGTGAACTCAACCGAATCTACAGGACCTTTTCAGAGATCGCAGAAAGCCCTGATGAGGTATCGCAGATCTCCCGGATGTTTGCCTGGATCTCATCAAACCCCCGGGGAACCGATGAGAAGCGACAGTTATATGAGTTTCTTAGCGTTCTGAAAGAACGGGAGGAACTTGGAATCCCTGAAGAATGGGATACAAAGGCAGTCCTCAGAATAGCAGAGATCAGGGATCTCTTCATCAGGCACGGGTACGATGCCGACTCAATGCGGGTTCAGGAGGAATTAAAGACAGCCTGCAGACATGCTCTTCAGTCAGAATCGATTGAGCCCGATCTACTTGTCGCACTTGCAGCAGCAGCGGAAGATGCAGGACTCTCCGAGTTCGTCTCACCCTGCCTGAAGAAGGCTGCATCTGCTGACATCAGGGTAATCAGCCTGCTCTTTAGCAGGAAGAAAGGGATGCCCAGGTTCAAACTCTACAAGCGGATGAGGATGGATTATGAGAAGAACCTCTACTCTCTCTCATCAGACCCCTGGAGAGAGAGTTCAGGTTTCTGGCAGAGTCAGTTCTCAGCTTTGGAGAATGAAGAAACACTTCCTCTCGTGGTTTCCGTTGCCGAGCGGCTCATCGAGATACACGAGCCACCGGCCCTGGGTTATGCGATGCGGGGGATTGCATTGTCAAAGATGGGTCGGGTGAAGGAAGCAGAGTTCTTCCTCACCCATCCAACCGTCCAGTGGTCACAGGATCCCGAGGTCTGGCAGATCCTTGGCGAGTTCCATACGGCTGCAGGGCGTATCGAGGATGCCAGGCAGGCATTCCAAAAAGGGCTTGCAATCGAGAAGGATCACCCCGGACTGCTCCACGGGCTGATGAAGCTCACCGGTTCACAGAAGAACCATACCCAGGTTCTTGATATCTGCGACGAAGCGCTTACCAGTAATCCAGATAACCCGGAGATACTGATCAAAAAGGCTGATGCACTCTTTGCCATCGGAAGAATCAGTGAAGCGACAGAAGCATACAGGCGGTACCTCACGCTCTCACCGGAAGACTCTACAGTCAGGATCTGTATTGCACGCTGTCAGATCAAACTCAAACAGAACAGCGAGGCAGAAGAGTCACTAAAGCCCCTGCTTGAACAGGGTACGACCGATCCCAAAGCATTCCGCCTCAAGGCCTATCTTCTGCTGATTGTCGGAAAGATCCGCGAGGCGATAAAATACCTTGACAAGGCACTTGAACTCGAACCAGGTGACCAGTGGACCATCAGGATAAAGGCTGATGCCCATATCGCTGCAAAGGAGTTCGGACCTGCACTCCGCTGCATCAGGGAGATCCTGGAGAAGGATCCTGATAACCTGCTTGTATGGGAGAAACAGGGAAAGATACTCCTGTCACTAGGATTTTTCACACTCGCAGGTGAGTCATTGAAACGGGCAGCCGCAGGCGGGAGAAGATCGGCAGATCTCTGCATTCAGTACGGTGATGCTTTGAGACTTGCAGAAGATCTACGGTATGGATCACCGAAAGATGCCGGAGAAATTACAGGAAACCCGCTCAAATGGCGGACCAGTCCCCTCTACCTTGATCTCTGGGAGCCCGTAGATATCTCTGCCGGACAGGTTGAACGTCTGATGAAGGCATCAGAGTGGTACGACCGTGCTCTCTCACTCGGGGCAGATGATTCTTCAATCAAAAACAGGAAGGGGATCATATCTGCTCTTCTCGGAGACTATGATGGTGCCCGGGCTGCCTTCAGGGAGGCAGCAGATGCACAGAAGATGCAGCCTGCATACCGGACAAACCTTGCTGCCGTGTATGTTCTGACCGGAGAGAAGGAGAAGGGATCTGGAATCTTTCTGCAGGGTATGAGCCGGTTTTCAAAAATTTCCTACTTCCTGGACCAGTGTGCAGGAATGTACTTCAGTCATATTGATGATCCAGAGACTGCCCTGGATCTCAGTTCACAGGCGGTAAAAGCTAATACTGGCAGGGACCCCCTTATTCTGTACCATCATTACCTGGCACTCTCCAGGATGAACCAGCTGGAAAAGGCACGGGAGACTCTGCAGATGATAAAACGGATTGATCCATGGTATCAGGTGCCGGGATCTGATCCATCATGA
- a CDS encoding PP2C family serine/threonine-protein phosphatase codes for MMSERNGKPAKYNRIDLSFFTNNGGMRSNNEDSLLLDGLLISDRSMEKPLSHQTVGPDITCCVADGIGGAEKGEVASNLVLSALRDNATLITDADSLSSAIFEGKEALEQYVQEHPEAADLGCTLAGICIRGDSAIVFNAGDCRVYRINGTYFEQITRDHSVVQSLYEEGIITEEEMRFHPKRNVVTSSVSGDGNPDSIKLFTTEIQVKDSDIFFICCDGVWGCFSHDELELIYQRFKGNEFCEKLMGAAVARKASDNISAILIQISPV; via the coding sequence ATGATGTCAGAGCGGAATGGTAAACCAGCGAAGTACAACAGGATCGATCTCTCTTTTTTCACCAACAACGGGGGGATGAGATCCAACAACGAGGACAGTCTCCTCCTTGATGGTTTACTCATATCAGACAGATCGATGGAGAAACCACTCTCTCACCAGACTGTAGGACCCGACATCACCTGCTGTGTTGCAGACGGAATCGGAGGAGCAGAGAAGGGAGAGGTGGCAAGCAACCTTGTCCTTTCAGCACTCAGGGATAACGCAACCCTGATCACAGACGCTGATTCGCTTTCATCAGCCATTTTTGAGGGAAAAGAGGCCCTGGAGCAGTATGTGCAGGAGCATCCGGAGGCAGCTGACCTGGGATGCACCCTTGCCGGGATCTGCATCAGGGGTGACTCAGCCATCGTGTTTAACGCAGGAGACTGCAGGGTATACAGGATCAATGGTACCTACTTCGAGCAGATAACCAGGGACCACTCGGTTGTTCAGAGCCTGTATGAGGAGGGCATCATCACCGAGGAGGAGATGAGGTTTCATCCGAAGAGAAACGTGGTCACCTCCTCAGTGTCTGGTGATGGAAACCCGGACTCGATTAAACTCTTCACCACAGAAATTCAGGTCAAAGATTCTGACATCTTCTTTATCTGTTGTGACGGTGTATGGGGGTGCTTTTCGCATGATGAACTTGAACTCATCTACCAGCGGTTCAAAGGGAATGAGTTCTGTGAGAAGCTCATGGGAGCAGCAGTTGCCAGGAAGGCATCAGATAACATCTCTGCAATTCTCATTCAGATATCACCGGTATGA
- a CDS encoding glycosyltransferase family 39 protein has product MNDRTTLLLCFASCIAAALILLLSRAYPSLAPISLIFFGLAVWFCTNSQRPGFCLVAVAATTTLVLVFRFPYLTWGDPWQDYESVWEVIVQGSTATAGYRLQQPVFPVIVSAFSGFLSIQPMLAQKMIVPLVGSLSVSILYFIGREYTDRTTALTASLIYLSSIPYLHWASQGVREALGIPFFLLSIYFSHRAVRTGRVSDILLSFCMISGLILAHHQSAFMFSVIFPVMTLAEIYLFRSDARIKREAGIICLILGFSLLFMLTWWRYRLSFIYISFIDDINKITPFHSIPGIVQVIGLFLLFICFAYLPSICPGVTRPLRYLMHWISKRVWILQVGGFFIAIGGVVLLVTSLAGYSFLAVRYPVPMIFAGVLILILALIGVPEFLTSKRFPLLLFAAVPLILLGIGLTRAIPGIELLWNSQIDPLRFLGYLWPPVALMAGAGIIRLFRTDRQWQLGVTIIFLFMLTTTFPSIVMMGTSFEKGTIWYDNRSLVISHPETEIQAVEWFGNEKTNGILTSDRYAFSVARWLNTQGSSVKEPVERPSPNSRYEYWLLTSRMDTYANFVEWITQVPHPVTAGERQMMDDQSVRMYDNGDAVLYRNRGSGQN; this is encoded by the coding sequence ATGAACGACAGAACTACTCTTCTCCTCTGCTTTGCAAGTTGCATAGCAGCAGCACTTATCCTGCTCCTCTCACGGGCATATCCATCTCTTGCTCCGATATCTCTGATCTTCTTCGGACTGGCGGTCTGGTTCTGCACAAACAGCCAGAGGCCGGGGTTCTGCCTTGTCGCAGTTGCAGCAACGACAACCCTCGTCCTTGTGTTCAGATTTCCGTACCTAACCTGGGGTGATCCCTGGCAGGATTATGAATCGGTATGGGAGGTGATTGTTCAGGGATCGACTGCAACTGCAGGATATCGTCTTCAGCAGCCGGTCTTCCCGGTAATAGTATCAGCATTTTCCGGGTTTTTATCCATCCAGCCTATGCTTGCACAGAAGATGATTGTACCCCTTGTAGGATCACTCTCGGTCTCAATCCTGTACTTCATAGGCCGCGAATACACTGATCGGACAACTGCACTTACAGCCTCACTCATCTACCTCTCAAGCATTCCTTACCTGCACTGGGCGTCGCAGGGCGTCAGAGAGGCGCTTGGAATCCCGTTCTTCCTTTTATCAATATACTTTTCCCACCGGGCAGTGAGAACCGGACGGGTGTCAGACATATTGCTCTCGTTCTGCATGATATCAGGGCTCATCCTTGCCCATCACCAGTCTGCGTTCATGTTCTCGGTTATATTCCCGGTTATGACCCTGGCAGAGATCTACCTCTTCAGATCAGATGCCAGAATTAAGAGAGAGGCAGGGATCATCTGCCTGATCCTTGGTTTTTCACTTCTGTTTATGCTGACATGGTGGAGATACAGGCTCAGTTTCATATACATCTCCTTTATTGATGACATAAACAAGATTACACCCTTCCACAGCATACCGGGGATTGTTCAGGTCATCGGCTTATTTCTGCTTTTTATCTGCTTTGCATACCTCCCGTCCATCTGCCCGGGAGTAACAAGACCACTTCGATATCTGATGCACTGGATATCAAAACGGGTATGGATCCTCCAGGTGGGAGGTTTTTTTATCGCGATCGGAGGAGTGGTTCTTCTGGTCACATCCCTTGCAGGATACTCATTTCTTGCGGTCAGATACCCGGTTCCGATGATTTTTGCAGGTGTCCTCATTCTGATACTGGCCCTCATAGGAGTACCGGAGTTTCTTACATCAAAGCGTTTTCCTCTTCTGCTTTTTGCTGCCGTTCCCCTGATACTGCTGGGTATCGGTCTCACACGGGCCATACCGGGAATTGAACTCCTGTGGAACAGCCAGATCGATCCACTCAGGTTTCTGGGATATCTCTGGCCTCCTGTTGCCCTGATGGCAGGAGCAGGAATCATCAGGTTATTCCGCACAGACAGGCAGTGGCAACTCGGGGTTACCATCATCTTCCTCTTCATGCTCACTACAACCTTTCCATCCATCGTCATGATGGGAACGTCGTTTGAGAAGGGGACTATCTGGTATGACAACCGGAGCCTGGTGATATCTCATCCTGAAACAGAGATTCAGGCCGTCGAATGGTTTGGAAACGAGAAGACAAACGGAATCCTGACATCAGACAGGTACGCATTCTCTGTTGCACGGTGGCTGAATACCCAGGGAAGCAGTGTAAAAGAACCGGTAGAGAGACCATCACCCAATTCCAGGTATGAGTACTGGCTGCTCACCTCACGGATGGACACATATGCAAATTTTGTTGAGTGGATCACTCAGGTACCCCATCCGGTAACCGCCGGTGAACGTCAGATGATGGATGATCAGTCGGTCAGAATGTACGATAACGGTGATGCTGTTTTATACAGAAACCGGGGTTCAGGTCAAAACTGA
- a CDS encoding DUF1616 domain-containing protein, producing MINTETFRTDSLFRIPELILFSGMIICLLGLLGIITPVLYPAAPVAGLLCGFWLSGYAVMTILFPYTASGERVVTVIGSILSSITFLTLSALACEFSGKDAFSDSPVPQVTPFFTSIILLYSTFFVLMALIVVFSRSDRTTIPEFFIEAGSGLKSRIPPILAAAALILLFCGAAAWILSATEPREVTEVWLFNANGTAENYPSSVHTGEKLTSIIGIHSQERGNTTFILTTSVQNRTVNSRTLGLAEGEKAEFPVTIDQVSGTPGETVRIRYDLFRGDNQNTTPYRSVSEGIRIL from the coding sequence ATGATCAATACGGAGACGTTCAGAACTGATTCTCTCTTCAGAATTCCTGAACTCATCCTGTTTTCAGGCATGATCATATGCCTTCTCGGTCTTCTTGGGATCATCACCCCTGTCCTGTATCCGGCTGCTCCGGTCGCGGGATTACTCTGCGGGTTCTGGCTTTCAGGGTACGCAGTGATGACGATCCTGTTTCCATACACTGCCTCGGGCGAGAGGGTTGTGACGGTGATCGGAAGCATCCTCAGCAGCATAACCTTTCTCACGCTCAGTGCCCTGGCCTGTGAATTCTCAGGAAAAGATGCATTCTCTGATTCACCTGTGCCGCAGGTAACTCCGTTCTTCACATCAATTATCCTGCTTTACTCTACGTTTTTTGTGCTAATGGCCCTTATCGTGGTCTTCTCACGGTCAGACAGGACGACGATACCCGAGTTCTTCATCGAAGCGGGGTCTGGTTTGAAGAGCCGGATACCGCCCATCCTTGCAGCGGCTGCGTTAATACTTCTGTTTTGTGGTGCAGCAGCATGGATTTTATCAGCCACAGAGCCCAGAGAGGTCACGGAGGTATGGCTGTTCAATGCAAACGGGACAGCAGAGAATTACCCGTCATCAGTTCATACAGGAGAAAAACTCACCAGCATCATCGGGATTCACAGCCAGGAGAGAGGAAATACCACATTTATCCTGACGACATCTGTACAGAACAGGACTGTGAATTCGAGAACACTTGGGCTGGCAGAAGGGGAGAAGGCAGAGTTCCCGGTCACCATCGATCAGGTTTCGGGAACTCCGGGTGAAACAGTCAGGATCAGGTACGATCTCTTCAGGGGAGATAACCAGAATACAACCCCGTACCGGAGTGTGTCAGAAGGTATCAGAATACTATGA
- the ppcA gene encoding phosphoenolpyruvate carboxylase, translated as MTGTTKTTTSNHQTNLTHDIPRTMSTQHPDNVTTPFFAANPELSGEDEVREAFYIFSHLGCREQMWDCEGKEVDNFVVKKLLSRYPEYFHKNQLGKSRLLTLRVPNPEFERAEAKILLETLGSIPRSYDIASLFYGDETPPIFEVILPMTTSYSSIDNIYQYYRDFVVGQQHQRLGGRDSTIADWIGSFHPDRINVIPLFEDRDGMLNAASIVRRYMQDKNLPYQRVFLARSDPAVNYGQIGAILLNKIALWNLSKLSDETGVPICPIIGAGSAPFRGNLRPDTVQRVVQEYPGAYTFTIQSAFKYDYPLSEAAEGIRFLEERSIEPATYIDEEESLILLDRYSAEYQKQIIALAPMINRIAGHIPGRRKRKLHIGLFGYSRSMGEVSLPRAITVTAALYSIGIPPEILGMNALTPDDIAFLKSTYVNFESDMADAVRFLNPDSVFLPQGVAQAVEEIVPIRPDPEHQEIARRIEKGLAACQMESFTDLILQAGHIRKFLG; from the coding sequence ATGACGGGAACTACCAAAACCACTACCAGTAATCATCAGACTAATCTGACTCATGACATTCCGCGAACGATGAGCACGCAGCATCCCGACAACGTCACCACCCCGTTCTTTGCAGCTAACCCGGAACTGAGCGGTGAAGATGAGGTCCGGGAGGCGTTTTACATCTTCTCCCACCTCGGCTGTCGCGAGCAGATGTGGGATTGTGAAGGAAAGGAGGTCGACAACTTTGTTGTCAAAAAACTCCTCTCTCGTTACCCTGAGTACTTCCACAAAAACCAGCTCGGAAAGAGCAGGCTCCTTACCCTGAGAGTTCCGAACCCCGAGTTCGAACGGGCAGAGGCGAAGATCCTGCTTGAGACACTCGGGTCAATCCCAAGATCCTACGACATTGCATCCCTCTTCTACGGGGATGAGACACCACCGATCTTCGAGGTCATCCTCCCGATGACCACCTCGTATTCATCGATCGACAACATATACCAGTATTACCGGGATTTCGTGGTCGGGCAGCAGCATCAGCGGCTTGGCGGAAGGGACAGCACCATTGCAGACTGGATAGGCTCATTTCATCCTGACCGGATCAATGTCATCCCGCTCTTTGAAGACAGGGACGGGATGCTCAATGCTGCTTCTATCGTCAGAAGATACATGCAGGACAAAAATCTCCCGTACCAACGTGTGTTTTTGGCACGTTCTGATCCCGCTGTCAACTATGGCCAGATTGGAGCAATCCTGCTGAACAAAATAGCACTCTGGAATCTGTCTAAACTATCTGACGAGACCGGGGTTCCGATCTGTCCGATTATCGGTGCAGGATCGGCACCGTTCAGGGGAAACCTGAGACCAGACACGGTACAGCGGGTTGTGCAGGAGTACCCCGGAGCCTACACCTTCACCATACAGTCTGCATTCAAGTATGACTACCCACTGAGCGAAGCAGCAGAAGGTATCAGGTTCCTGGAGGAGCGAAGCATTGAACCTGCAACATATATCGATGAGGAAGAGTCACTCATACTCCTTGACCGGTACTCGGCAGAGTACCAGAAGCAGATCATTGCACTTGCACCGATGATCAACCGGATAGCAGGACACATTCCCGGTCGGCGGAAGAGAAAACTGCATATAGGGCTCTTCGGGTACTCACGAAGTATGGGCGAGGTATCACTGCCCCGTGCCATCACCGTGACTGCTGCCCTGTACTCGATTGGGATACCACCTGAGATCCTTGGCATGAATGCACTCACACCCGATGATATCGCATTTCTGAAGAGTACGTATGTCAATTTCGAGTCAGATATGGCTGATGCGGTACGATTCCTCAACCCGGACTCGGTATTCCTCCCACAGGGAGTCGCCCAGGCTGTAGAAGAGATCGTTCCGATAAGACCTGACCCAGAGCACCAGGAGATCGCACGCAGGATAGAGAAAGGGCTTGCTGCGTGCCAGATGGAGAGTTTCACCGATCTCATCCTGCAGGCAGGACACATCAGAAAGTTCCTTGGATAA
- a CDS encoding V4R domain-containing protein: protein MRTSIKVAIKYLYVNLAGVIENHEPEGEVTLYSTKTSVVAIDSLIKRRIIRIISEGEISFDEIVSRTGKAKSTISVHLRDLETAGLIRSRPDPDDHRRRLLSMISEPIGRLTNTDRKTAQRHIHEEEGTLPFTEGDIASFFSYTLRVFRTEAMNLGMNIDPILHRSGKRIGRALAPLVADQTIAGKVGKMDAFWQSYGLGKITLISDEPLTLKVEGCFECQDLPVTGHGSCAFDIGVLSSIFSEEFQDRPEVVEVECYSSGFDHCTFLITRREQPGQEDNVHEQMENLGSVITPEGVQ from the coding sequence ATGCGAACGAGTATAAAGGTTGCGATCAAATATCTGTATGTGAACCTGGCTGGTGTCATTGAGAACCATGAACCTGAGGGTGAGGTCACCCTCTACTCAACAAAGACGAGTGTTGTCGCGATAGACAGCCTGATCAAGCGGCGTATTATCAGAATAATTTCAGAGGGTGAGATCTCGTTCGATGAGATCGTCTCACGAACAGGCAAAGCGAAATCAACGATATCAGTGCACCTTCGTGACCTTGAGACCGCAGGCCTCATCAGGTCGCGACCTGATCCCGATGACCACCGGAGAAGACTCCTCTCCATGATATCAGAGCCCATCGGACGGCTCACGAACACAGATCGCAAGACAGCCCAGAGACACATCCATGAAGAGGAGGGCACACTACCCTTCACCGAAGGAGACATCGCATCCTTCTTCAGTTACACGCTTCGGGTCTTCAGAACAGAGGCGATGAACCTTGGAATGAATATCGATCCTATCCTCCACAGGTCAGGGAAGCGGATCGGAAGAGCACTTGCCCCGCTGGTTGCTGATCAGACAATTGCCGGAAAAGTCGGGAAGATGGATGCGTTCTGGCAATCATACGGTCTTGGAAAAATAACCCTCATCTCTGATGAACCGCTCACCCTGAAGGTTGAAGGCTGTTTTGAATGCCAGGACCTGCCTGTGACCGGGCATGGATCATGTGCCTTTGACATCGGTGTTCTCTCATCCATCTTCTCTGAAGAGTTCCAGGACAGACCCGAGGTTGTCGAGGTGGAATGCTACTCCTCAGGTTTTGATCACTGCACCTTTCTCATAACCAGGCGTGAACAGCCAGGGCAGGAGGATAATGTCCATGAACAGATGGAAAATTTGGGAAGTGTTATTACCCCTGAAGGGGTACAATAA
- a CDS encoding FprA family A-type flavoprotein, whose protein sequence is MKAEAYKIADGVYWVGTLDWDLRTYHGYTLDGTSYNCFLLFGEKTVLIDNVYPGQTAQMWGRIADACAREGKDLNIDVIVQNHVEKDHSGGLVEVHKRFPNAPIYCTEICQNGLIRHYPALKDATYKNVKTGETLDIGGKTLAFVEAPLLHWPDSMFTLYAEDGILFPNDAFGQHLCFAERLDTDIPEYILMDAAQKFYANLIVPLTPLFLKKATELTNLDLLSKVKMIAPSHGQIWTDPSKIISAYVGWATGAGMKKKVTIIYDTMHGSTKMLGHALAEGAMAGGCDVKVFNLHEDERSEIVKHILESKAIMVGIPTINDMPYPSIGDLLYYLKGLHFNRTGERFALTFGSMGGKGGAIKMVAEELKTAGFTVVDGMEVLYVPDESELDKAFAAGKEIAKKVTA, encoded by the coding sequence ATGAAAGCTGAAGCATACAAGATCGCTGATGGTGTATACTGGGTCGGAACTCTTGACTGGGACCTCAGAACCTACCACGGATACACACTGGACGGAACCTCGTACAACTGTTTCCTCCTCTTCGGCGAGAAGACCGTTCTCATCGACAACGTCTATCCGGGTCAGACCGCACAGATGTGGGGACGGATAGCTGATGCATGTGCCCGTGAAGGAAAAGATCTTAATATCGATGTCATCGTGCAGAACCATGTCGAGAAGGATCACTCCGGCGGGCTTGTGGAGGTTCACAAACGCTTCCCGAATGCACCGATCTATTGTACTGAGATCTGCCAGAATGGGCTTATCCGGCACTACCCGGCTCTCAAGGACGCAACATACAAGAATGTCAAGACCGGAGAGACCCTTGACATCGGGGGCAAGACCCTTGCCTTTGTAGAAGCTCCCCTGCTTCACTGGCCTGACTCTATGTTCACCCTCTATGCTGAAGACGGGATTCTCTTCCCGAACGATGCGTTCGGTCAGCATCTCTGCTTTGCAGAAAGGCTTGACACCGATATTCCTGAGTACATCCTGATGGATGCAGCCCAGAAGTTCTATGCAAACCTGATAGTCCCGCTCACCCCGCTCTTCCTCAAGAAGGCAACCGAGCTGACCAACCTCGACCTGCTCAGCAAGGTGAAGATGATCGCCCCGTCACACGGTCAGATCTGGACTGATCCCTCGAAGATCATCAGTGCGTATGTTGGCTGGGCTACCGGTGCCGGGATGAAGAAGAAGGTCACCATCATCTACGACACGATGCACGGTTCGACCAAGATGCTCGGTCATGCTCTTGCCGAAGGAGCAATGGCTGGTGGATGTGACGTGAAGGTTTTTAACCTCCATGAGGACGAACGCTCTGAAATCGTCAAGCATATCCTTGAGTCAAAAGCTATCATGGTTGGGATTCCGACGATCAATGACATGCCGTACCCGAGCATCGGTGATCTGCTGTACTACCTTAAGGGTCTGCACTTTAACCGGACCGGCGAGCGGTTTGCCCTGACCTTCGGGTCCATGGGTGGAAAGGGTGGAGCGATTAAGATGGTTGCAGAAGAACTCAAGACCGCAGGATTCACCGTTGTTGATGGCATGGAGGTCCTCTATGTGCCTGATGAGAGTGAACTGGATAAGGCCTTTGCAGCAGGTAAGGAGATAGCAAAGAAGGTCACTGCCTGA